In Suncus etruscus isolate mSunEtr1 chromosome 2, mSunEtr1.pri.cur, whole genome shotgun sequence, the genomic stretch TACCTGGAATAGTATACcatatttttgtaccataagacgcacttttccccctccaaaaaattggggaaaatatctGTGCGTCTTATGAAGCGAATGCCGCCTGGATGCCTGGAGCTGATGCCTGAGTGTATGGGAGGAGAATATATACAAACCACTTGACATCTGCAGTCTTTCGCCCACTTTATTGCATAGACATACCACATATACGACCAACCAGGTTATtttgttatagtttattaaatattttagtataccaTTTGCCTtagaattctttttcttgttttcctcatctaaaaatgtgtcttatggtcaggtgcgtcttatagagagaaaaataacgGTAATTTGGCATCTTtaggaatttatttcttttattgtctcTTCTCTTATGTTGCAAATTTTATGAACATCTTTTCCAAGAGACTCAGACACATTTGAATTTCACTGGTTTAAAAACTTTTTGGAAGATTTTTGGAAACTTTGCTTCTAGCCTCCCAATAGAAACTCACTCAGTTTCatattccttttttccccccagatTAAACCaggtcaattttattattttttattaatatgtttatttaagcaccatgatttacatgatttacatgtttgtagttgggttttagtcagaaAAATGTATacccccctttaccaatgcaactttcccaccaccaatgccctccatctccctcctccctcacccccttgcCTGTCTTGgagactggcattctatttctttcactaccattatcatgatagttgttggtgtagttatttcactcactgcactcaccactctttgtgggaagcttcatatcataggccgGTCCTTTAAaacctcatatctattgtctctgggtattattaccatatatcATTTAATTGAGGAGTAGATCACCTACCATGAATAGTAGGCTAGTCAAGCTGGAGACCCTGGTGACCCATGAGTAACCTATGAGTGCTGGAGTAACCTTTCAGTACCTACTAGATATGGCCCCAAGACCAAAAGTATCAGCAAAATACCTCCTGTCGAAacaatagggctggagtgataacacagtacgTGGGTAGGggtatttacctttcatgcagcagatCCACCTTCaatccatccccagcatcccataagggtcccccaagctctgtcagtagttgtggcccccaaataaaaacaaaaccccaaatattTTGTCTTTGCCATTAAATTGGATATTTTATAGGCAATTAATTCTATTCCTGATTCTTGTGTTGAAATGTATTACTAAAATGCAGTAGGGTTGTATTGCAGCCAAGTAATTATGGCAAGTAAAATAATACGAGTgcactttttggtttttttggggggccaactgggtgatgctcagagcttactcctggctcagtgctcatggatcactcatagtgaggctcagaggacaatacgTGGTGCTGAGAATCGAGCCCTGGTCACTCCAGGCAATGCAAGATCCTTACCCCGTGTATTATATATCTTTCCAGCCACTCTATCTCTCTAAATTGTAGACTTAAAAGAATCTTTTATAAAGTTGATGgggaaataaaatagtatattaaaatcTGGAAATAGTTGCTGCATTGATTCCTGATATCTTATTGGGTAACACTATCATACGTGTTTCTAACCCACCAGCTgaaggaaggcaagcaccctacctgcattAATGCATCCTTATcatgtattttaattatatgagCTACTTCTAGTCATGTCCAGCTGCATCACTCATGATGATTTGCCTTTCCCTTGGCTTGACCTTCAGTTTGGTGATCAATTGAAATGACTGACCTGTATGCAGTAGGAATAAGGAGATTGAAGAATAGGTCAAGTTGGTTTCTTATATAGTAATCTTGATGTAGCCTGCTCTTACATATATGGCACCACTGGATACTTTTAAACAAGATTCTCTTGGCAGGAGGATTAGAAAAATCTTCCTGAATGGATGCAGAATCTGGTGATAAAGGGTTAAATAGATTGTCTCATGCCAGGAAGCTTGGTTTTCAACTGAATGAAGAAGATCAAACCCCCTTCTACCTTCCTGTGGAGCAGTCTTGGCCATGACATTTAAGAAAATCCATCAGCAGTCCTCTTTTTGGGAGCAACTAGTTGTCATTTTAAATGAAACCAGGACTTTGAAGTTTATGTTTTTGGGCACAGTTGGGACAAAGAAACGAGCTCCTTCTAGTATCCCATCCAGCTTTGTGACAAGAGGGGCATGCTCAGATGAGGAAAAACCCTTCACCTGAGCAGGAGGCACAAACCCATCCCCAAACACTTTTCTCCCGGGATGAAAAATATCCTAGACTGGAGAAATCTACGCAAGTGCACAATTTCTGCTGCCCAAGCAAGTCATAGACAACTGACATTGGATAGGAATTTGGGTAAATTGTAGTATGGTGGAAGGGCCatttcaagtaaataaaataccTGGGCTGGGGGCAGGGagatcattatttttgttttgcaaatgAAAGAGAACTTATTGCGGTGATGTCTGTCCGGTTGAGTCACCTGAGTAGTAATTATAAAATGTGATTCCAGTTATTAGCACATCTTGGTTTCCCTATAAATTGGtagtataaatgtataaatgtaatAAAAGGTACATGCTGGCTTTTGTTAACTTTATCCAGTTATTGATTGGAGGGAGTCTGGCTGGCTTCTGCTTTGTAGTCACGTGAGAAGTCCTaactgttttaattttgttttagattATAGCATTCGATGAGCTGAAGACTGATTACAAGAATCCTATAGACCAGTGTAATACCCTGAATCCTGTAAGTTGTAATATAGaacttttctttggatttttaaaTCGTTTTTGCTTTGACCTTGATAGATTTTGAACATGGCCAGTATTCTTAGTTGCatgatataactttattttttgaagaaggcagacttaaagaaataaatacttttttttttctgtcatgctTGACTATTCTAATATTAATTTGCTGATGATCTTGTCGGCTGTCAATACTAACATTCTTCCAATCTGCTTTTTACATTGTCGGCCAAAGACAGTTGAAAAGGTCAAAAAGATTAAAAGAGTCAAAATTGCATTAAAGGTGTGTactgctttttagtttaatgttatGTTCATTTCATGGGGAGGGTTAGGGCATCTGTATTTGTAATGTTCTGTCCAGTGTGCTCGATCACATGCTTGTTGAGGTTTATGATTTTgtgaaatttcatatttttatgcaAATGTTTGCTTGCTGGCCAGTCAAGTAGGGAAAGCTGTTAAATGCTTATGCATTAAAAACAATGTGAATATCCATAGGCACACCTGTATGAAAATTTGGGGTTCAGGTTTGGAAAATTGGTTGCCTAAAACGATGTTAACATGTGATGAGATTATCCCCAAGTTGTAACTTAACTCTGAGACAGTGTATAAGCGGAGTCTCAGGACCCATGGAGGTTTCTCTTCAGTTCTGATAGTCTGAGATGCCTTAATAGACTCTTCCAGCTGATGTTTATTCAGAGCCCTTTGGGTGGATAGCTCTGTTCTTAGACTCTGGAATATTGGAGCAATGTTCACCTTTGTACTCATGCTGCTAGGACTTTTTAGATAACAATTTGTATGCAAATGTCTACATGATTGGTTGGAGTAAATCTTCACCTAAAGTGTTTGAAACGTCAGACACTAAGTTCTGAGCTCTAGTGGCTTGAGTTATAATATGGCTCTTTATTGGACTTAGAGGTTTTATTGATACTCTTCATCTACTTTCCTCACTCAGGAAGGTTCTCTTGTAGCCTACAGGCCAGAAACTGAAAGGTAGTATGTAAGAAAGTGGATATGTCTTCAAGgaataaaatttatcttaaaaaaactGGTTGTGTAAAAGGATAATGCGCTAGAGGGGGCTTGTTTGGAAGaggatctattttttttatcattgtttcCTAGTTCAGTATGAATGATGAAATTGATTTCTAGTTTGTCTTTAAAGAGCCTTGTAGCAAGACAGGTACCAATGTAGGCATGCTGCAAAAGAACCAAAATATTAGCTAAGTAGTTTTTTCTCTGTTGTAGAAAACAAAATGTGATCTGAATCCGCCTTCTCATTGGAGGATAGATAACTTTCATTATAAAACATCTTAACCTACCATTGAAACTAATTGTTTCtctgaaattaagaaaatttctCCTTTGACAATGTTTAGTAATAGCAGTCGATCTTTTAACGGTTCATtgcttcaaataaataaatgatgaaaataaaagttgaataTTTACCTAGCAAATTCTGGTTACCAGCCTCTATGCAAATACCCAATTTTACCTGGATTTCTTCATTCAGTTCTCATGATACTTAGGAATAGGTACATGATTATTTGCATGAATAGGAGAGTGACTAGAGGCTTAGCGAAGTTAAAGAACTTTTATCCAATGTTACAGCTAAGGTAGAGCTGTAATTTTAATCTAGACGACCTGATTTTTAAGCTATATATGTCTTGTAGTTTCCTGCTTTATTATCATTTAAGATAGATTAATTTCATTGTAACATCTAATGTGTGGTATCTGggtttatttttaatggaaaaaattttCACTTAGAAAAGACATGTGCTTGGATATACTAATGCTGCAGCTGATTGGAAGGAAGTTTTTCTTGAAGCTTAGGCTACGTTTTGGATAGGGTGCCGCTAATTGGCTTAATAGCAGTGCATCTGACAGTTTTccctatttaaaatttgtttgatcATTCTGCCAAAGTATGGGGGAACACAAatactattttgaaaaatgtgaATCCTAATTTGAGTATTATGATTTGCATGTTTAATTACTAATATTTCAACAATATGTGCATGAGGAAGTTTTTCTTGAATACTAGCTTTTGTGTAAACATTGGTTCCTCAATGGTACCATTTTTGTGCCACCTATGGGGACATTTCCTCATTAAACAATGATCAGAGAGCTCTTGTTCTGATGAGAGATGctgaataaaaatagttttgcaCTTTTTTTTGAGGAACAGGAAAGgagtatgtgtttttttttttttacaagaactGGTAGGGTGACAGATTGCCTTTATTACCATTCTTATTAAAATACATTGCTTACGAGTAGTAAGGATTGTACTTTTCAAACTCAGTTCTTTCCCTATATATTAGACTGTAAGTGTAAGATTAAAATTTGAatgatattttgtattgtttgaTATCAAATCAGTTAGTTTGAAAAAAAGGCCAAAATagccttttattttaaaggaaaatcctcttatttaatatattagGACAGTTCTAGTGAAGATTCCAGTAAAGTATGTATCTTAATTTGTCCTGCTtgtaatgattgagtttcagagaCTTCAtatagacttttttgtttgtttagagatTGTAATGTTTTACTTTGATTCTAAATAATTATGTTAGCTTaatttgttttctgttatttataaacttatgttgcatatgtgttatatatatgaaTCTATGAAATACATACAGTGATTATCCTGATTTTTATTTACATTGCTTAATTCATAGAAAATTTGTAGAGAATATTCATAGAAAATAATGGTATAGCGTAGTTGGTTTTACTgggatttcatttaaaatagtatttattaaacACTTCAGTCTACAATTTTAAATTGGAGACAGTAATGGGCTTGAATCTGTAGAATGCTATTTCTAGAATTAATGTCTTAGGAAATATTTGATGATGTTGAGTAATTCATATTTAATTCTCAAAAATAGACGTTTGAGAAATTGAAGCTATGCTTTGTAGGAAGTCCTTTGGCTGAAAGCTGCTATGGAAAggaatttgtgtttttattttatttaagaagttAATTGTACTGAACTAGAATGAGaaagacaatttaaaataaagtattgacTTTGATCATTTTATAAACAACATTTTGCTTAAATTAATTTTGCTTCATTTAGCACTCTCTGCtgtcaaaagttttattttgttttttaagttctgAGCCTCTGCCAATCTGCCATGTCTAGAATTTTACTGGACAGCAggcttaaaaaaaaggaagaccatGTAagaatgatgctcaggacttgcaCATTATTTTCCCTCCTACATTGCAGAAAGCAACTCGTTTGCATCTGTGCATATTAGTATTCCTTCCCTCTGACTGTGCTGATATTGACTGTTGGCTCTTCATTGAAAATTACTTTTGTGATAATGTGATGTTGGTTTGCAAATATATGTAGCATTCCTGGTTTCTGTTAATTAAAAACGCTAATGTATATAAGCCAACAAGGGgagttttgtgaattttttttaatatcatgttGCATGTAATcggataatttatttttaattttttatcattgttGGAATGatgggaagaaaacattttccagATGACCAGCAAAATAACTTCTGTGAACTGTCTGGGTGGCAACTTTGTGTCACTACTGCTTTTAAGAATGTCTGTTTTAAAATTGAAATCATATCTAATTCTTTCAGTGCAAGCTAAAGCCTGTGGTCAGTTTGCTCGTAATCTAGCTTTTGGTAAAAGTtgaacatgaaaataaaacttgTTATCTTTCATCTCTGAATCTTAAGAAAAgcctttaaaaaaatgataacttGGTTGCCACCTGCTTTCCAGATGAGCAGTTGACTTTATCCCAAGACATTTCGATAACAGACTtgtgtttttcttccagctcgtatTGCCCGAGTACCTCATCCATGCTTTCTTCTGTGTCATGTTTCTTTGTGCTGCTGAGTGGCTCACACTGGCTCTCAATATGCCCCTCTTGGCATATCATATCTGGAGGTAATGCTTAAGTTTTAATCCTACTGTAGTTGATACGGTTATCTACCTGCTAGTCACCAACATTAAGCTGGAGAAATTGGGtggcatttatttaaaaagtcaggCCAATGAATGGTAACTGTTATGGTGTCCCTTGTGGTGTTTAGTATCCTTTTAagagtattattaaaaaaaaaaaaaacaaaaaaacaaaaaaaacgagcATTGACTTATGTCCCAGAATACATGCAAGGGGGAAGTGTAGAACTCATCACTGTGTGTGTCTGCGTATCCCCTGTGAAACCACTGCAAACAGTAACTCTTAGTTTCATTGTGGAGAGTCATAACAGCTCCTGCCAACCCTAGAGATCCCTTGTAGTCACTCACCCCACACCTCTTTAGGAACTGTTGACTGCCATCTATTTATGGCTGATTACTATCAGCTTTCATCTGTTTTGCTTGTTTGGATTTTCTATAAATTGAAAAGTACACTTGTGTATTAGGGCCTGGAGGGAGAGTAtattgggtagggtgcttgccttgcatgtggctggttcATTCaggtaggttcaatcccctgcatccatgCACTgtcgggagtgattcctgagagtgcagagacagaagtgcACTATTAGTCTTAAGAACCTATGAAgatttatgggccagagagatagcacaatggcaaggtgtttgccttgcatgaagaaggacggtggttcgaatcccggcatcccatatggtccccagagcgtagagccaggagtaaaataaaaaatctatgaaGATTTATAGAGAAATCTTTATGTTACCTTTATTCATAAACAAAGTTGGAATGAAGCCAAATAAAGAAGGcctctataaataaaatataccgtAATATGGTCTAATATTGGCAGTTAATTCAGTATTGAACAGATTATTATAAAACTGCCTCAGAATCAGcttgctgagtgaaagaaattataCACAATAGAGTTCATTTACAGAAAAATCAttagccagaaagatagtacagtaagcagggcgcttgccttgcacatagccaactcaggtttgatccccgactcctcttatggttccctgagtcttaccaggagtgttcctgagtactgagcaaggagtaagccctgagctctactggttttggctccaaaacaaaacaagaccttTTAGAATGGAAACCatttggagctagagagatagtacaggggaccAGGctttgatttatactttcttggtttgattctcggcaccACATGTGGCCCTCTAGGAACTCCAggattgagcacagaaccaggagtaatccctgagttctgctgaATGTGCTGTGTTTGGGCCATCCCTACCTCTTCCACTTCATCCATGGTGCTACCGCAAAGACCcttgaaaatgattatttttttatgataGTAGTTTTGCAGTGATAATACATTTGTCACAACCCATCAAATTCTACACTTTAAATGCATAATTTGTTGTAAATAAATTATGTCTAAATAAAGTTGATATAACAACTTAAGAAAACAACATTGTGTTTGCCTTACTTCTTTCTCCATGTTTATGACTTTAGATTTGTTTATTCGACTGGGAATGAGACTCAGTAATTGAACGCTTGCACGcgcatatgtttgtgtgtgtttatggccctgggttcaatctccagcaccgcaaaacaaacaataaaacaacctAAAGCTCAATTGATTCCTTTTCAAAATGCtagtattttataactttataaagttttaatttgtttagagcaggggtctcaaactcaatttacctggtggccgcaggaggcaaagtcggggtgatccttgagtgcaaagtcagtagtaagccttgaacattggggtgtgtgacccaaacaactaaaacaaaacaaaacaaaacaaaaaaagattcctctagggcagggcctcaaaatgttgtatggagggccgtttgtggcctgcaggctgcgagtttgagacccctggtttagagtgTTGAAAAATAAGCATGTCTAAATCTCATTGCCCTtgattttatgaaatatattgaAAGAATATTTTGGAATTACGGAGTACCATGTCTATAACTGGTTCTGAgaagaaatatttagaaagaatgaGGAAGAGAAGGCTGTAGGAAGCATAAGTCATGTTATTTGAAATTCTCTAGTTGTAAAATTATGCCAGGATAGCAAAAGGAAAAGactcttaatttcttttcagGTATTCATTAGCTGCTTCGCTCATTTAAGGGCTCCAGTTTTATCTATCTGTATATTGTGGGGATCACACACAAAGGTATCTGGACTTGAACTTAGGATCTCATCCATGCTCGGTAATGTGCTCTCTACCTCCAGGGCTCCAGTTTGAAATCAATCTGGTATGAGAGAATTCAACCCTAGAACTAAATGTGTGCTTCCTTATGTGAAACTGCCTCTCATAGTAATACATGTCACTGGAGGAGGAAACCCTCCTTCCTATCCTGCAGGTTTGCTTCCCTCTTTGAGTGACTAATAGACTGTATTTATTACAGGTATATGAGTAGACCAGTGATGAGTGGCCCAGGACTCTATGATCCAACAACCATCATGAATGCAGATATTTTAGCATATTGTCAGAAAGAAGGATGGTGCAAATTAGCTTTTTACCTTCTAGCATTTTTTTACTACCTATACGGGTAAgtttgaaaaaatgaaaatcaaagtaTAATTTCACTTGTAGGAGGTATGGTGCTAACACCATAACTGTATGGTAACTGTGCACCCCAGCATATTCACACATGCCTCTTAAAGATGTACTGCAACTGTCAAGGTAGCCAGCTGGTTTGCATTTGGAAGCTGACATTTGGTCAGGGATTCTGTTTCTTCTGTGTTAGTCAGTGAAGCACTATCCTCATTGTCCATGGCCGAGTGATGGCACTTGGAGGACAAACCTGGATGAGCTTATAAAAATGCCTTCAGTGTCTGCCTCAAGgttgtatttgattttttatctttgtttttttttttttaacttttggtccACATCGCTGTGCAgcatttaagggttactcctggctctgtactcagaaatcactcctggcaagctcagggggccatataggatgctagaaattgaatctgggtcgaccatgtgcaagttAAGTGCCATACCTGTTGTGCTGTCGTTCtggctcctgatttttttttttcctttttggatttttttgggtcatactcggcgatgctcagagttactcctggctctgcactcagaagtcactcctggcaggctcatatgggatgctgggattcgaaccagggtcctcctgcgttggctgcgtgcaaggcaaatgccttactgctttgctatc encodes the following:
- the CNIH1 gene encoding protein cornichon homolog 1, encoding MAFTFAAFCYMLALLLTAALIFFAIWHIIAFDELKTDYKNPIDQCNTLNPLVLPEYLIHAFFCVMFLCAAEWLTLALNMPLLAYHIWRYMSRPVMSGPGLYDPTTIMNADILAYCQKEGWCKLAFYLLAFFYYLYGMIYVLVSS